The following coding sequences are from one Clostridioides difficile ATCC 9689 = DSM 1296 window:
- a CDS encoding AraC family transcriptional regulator, producing MRQEERTVCFDRELKIEAYRFKGIMQKFPNHFHEHYVIGFIEKGQRYLSCKNKEYTTSTGDLLLFNPFDSHTCEQIDDKVLDYRCINIKPEIMKKTVFEITGKNYLPKFNQPVIFRSELVPLLQELHYIIMEEELDFKKEELFFFLIEQLIEEHTEPNLQSNLENTNIEIQAVCDYLENNYAEHIVLDELSTIAGMNKYSLLRNFTKLKGITPYRYLENIRVNKAKKLLEKGVEPIDAAIQTGFVDQSHFTNFFKNFIGLTPKQYQNIFINDDSNNFK from the coding sequence GTGAGACAAGAAGAACGCACAGTATGCTTTGATAGGGAATTAAAAATTGAAGCATATAGATTTAAAGGCATAATGCAAAAATTCCCAAACCATTTTCATGAACATTATGTAATTGGTTTTATAGAAAAAGGTCAAAGATATTTATCTTGTAAAAATAAAGAGTATACCACAAGTACTGGAGATTTGCTACTTTTTAACCCTTTTGATAGTCATACTTGTGAACAAATAGATGATAAAGTACTTGATTACAGATGTATTAATATTAAGCCAGAAATAATGAAAAAAACCGTCTTTGAAATTACAGGTAAAAATTATTTACCAAAATTTAATCAACCTGTTATATTTCGCAGTGAGCTAGTACCTCTACTACAAGAATTACACTATATAATCATGGAAGAAGAATTGGATTTTAAAAAGGAAGAGCTTTTTTTCTTCCTAATTGAACAATTAATTGAAGAACATACAGAGCCAAATTTGCAATCTAACTTGGAAAATACAAATATAGAAATTCAAGCAGTATGTGATTATCTAGAAAATAATTATGCTGAACATATAGTACTTGACGAATTAAGCACTATAGCAGGTATGAATAAGTACTCTCTACTTCGTAATTTTACGAAATTAAAAGGTATTACACCATATAGATACCTAGAAAATATACGGGTAAACAAAGCTAAAAAGCTTTTAGAAAAAGGCGTAGAACCTATAGATGCTGCGATACAAACAGGATTTGTAGACCAAAGTCACTTTACAAACTTTTTTAAGAATTTTATTGGTCTTACACCAAAGCAGTATCAAAATATATTTATAAATGATGATTCAAACAACTTTAAATAA
- a CDS encoding site-2 protease family protein has product MLSMNIGEIVASLVGIAMAISIHEFGHAYSAHLLGDDTAKAYGRMTLNPVRHVDPIGLLAMFILKIGWAKPVPVNPNNFKNYKIGNLIVSLAGVFCNVLTAILCVIINKYVHMYAINTIAGYVLLYSMGFAAFNLLPIPPLDGWGVISTFVPYKWNEYLYKFESMSYIILLIALFTGIYQIILSPIYTVLLKIVYLFV; this is encoded by the coding sequence ATGTTAAGTATGAATATAGGAGAAATAGTAGCAAGTTTAGTTGGTATAGCTATGGCAATATCAATACATGAGTTTGGCCATGCTTATTCAGCTCACTTGTTGGGAGATGATACAGCTAAAGCTTATGGTAGAATGACATTAAATCCTGTAAGACATGTTGACCCAATAGGTCTTTTGGCTATGTTTATCCTTAAGATAGGGTGGGCAAAGCCAGTACCAGTAAATCCAAATAACTTTAAAAACTATAAGATAGGAAACCTGATAGTTTCACTTGCAGGCGTTTTTTGTAATGTTTTGACTGCTATACTGTGTGTAATTATCAATAAGTATGTGCATATGTACGCTATAAATACAATAGCTGGATATGTGCTTTTATATAGTATGGGATTTGCAGCTTTTAACTTACTTCCGATACCTCCACTTGATGGATGGGGAGTTATATCTACATTTGTACCATATAAATGGAATGAATATTTGTATAAATTTGAAAGTATGAGTTATATAATTTTATTAATTGCTTTATTTACTGGTATATATCAAATAATACTATCACCAATATATACAGTGTTGCTAAAAATAGTATATTTATTTGTTTAA
- a CDS encoding segregation and condensation protein A has product MKYNIQLQVYEGPLDLLYDLITKHKIDIKDISIIDITKQYLNYLKMLDKMDLEITSEFITMASKLLEIKSKYLLYKQKDEEEDPRIELMEKLEEYRKFKVASQDIKENITYVNERFYRNKEEIIIDDNVDLEDISIEAIKNILPYIFKVKTSQIENANDEKLDKIVRKKIISVEEKILYIRDIIKDKIEVTFTNIIKSYENDEIIATFLSILELIKEKEIVVVQDIFFDDILIRKSSEC; this is encoded by the coding sequence ATGAAGTATAATATACAATTACAAGTCTATGAGGGACCATTAGATTTACTTTATGATTTAATAACAAAGCATAAAATAGATATAAAGGATATATCTATAATAGATATAACTAAGCAGTATCTAAATTATTTGAAAATGCTAGATAAAATGGATTTAGAGATAACTAGTGAATTTATAACTATGGCATCAAAACTTTTAGAGATAAAGTCTAAATATCTGCTTTATAAGCAAAAAGATGAAGAAGAAGACCCAAGAATAGAACTTATGGAAAAGTTAGAAGAATATAGAAAATTTAAGGTAGCATCACAAGATATAAAAGAAAATATAACTTATGTTAATGAGAGATTTTATAGAAATAAAGAAGAGATAATTATTGATGACAATGTGGATTTAGAAGATATATCAATTGAAGCAATAAAAAATATACTTCCATACATATTTAAAGTTAAAACATCACAGATAGAAAATGCTAATGATGAGAAACTAGATAAAATAGTAAGGAAGAAAATAATATCTGTAGAAGAAAAAATATTATATATAAGAGATATTATAAAAGATAAGATTGAAGTTACTTTTACAAATATTATAAAATCATATGAAAATGATGAAATAATAGCTACTTTTTTATCTATATTAGAGCTTATAAAAGAAAAAGAAATAGTCGTAGTACAAGATATATTTTTTGATGATATTCTAATAAGAAAAAGTTCGGAGTGTTAA
- the scpB gene encoding SMC-Scp complex subunit ScpB, whose translation MKREDIKYIIESVMFAYGEPISIKELNYIINKELSSKEIEIMLNLLIEEYREQNRGIQIIKLENKYQMCTNKDYAEYIKKIIEPKKKKSLSQATLETLTIIAYKQPITKVEIEDIRGVKCDKVLQTLFENKLIREAGRLNKIGKPIIYKTTDEFLKLLNIESLEELPPIENYQEVATNE comes from the coding sequence ATGAAAAGAGAAGATATAAAGTATATTATAGAATCTGTTATGTTTGCATATGGTGAACCAATAAGTATAAAAGAATTAAACTATATAATAAATAAAGAACTTTCATCAAAAGAAATAGAGATTATGTTAAATTTACTTATTGAGGAGTACAGAGAACAAAATAGAGGTATTCAAATAATCAAGTTAGAGAATAAGTACCAAATGTGTACAAATAAAGACTATGCAGAATATATAAAGAAGATTATTGAACCAAAGAAAAAGAAAAGTTTGAGCCAAGCTACATTAGAAACTCTTACTATAATTGCCTACAAACAACCAATAACAAAGGTAGAAATAGAGGATATAAGAGGAGTAAAATGTGATAAGGTATTACAAACTTTGTTTGAAAATAAACTTATAAGAGAAGCTGGTAGATTGAATAAGATAGGGAAACCAATAATTTATAAAACAACAGATGAATTTTTAAAGTTGTTGAATATAGAAAGTCTTGAAGAATTGCCACCTATAGAAAATTATCAAGAAGTGGCAACAAATGAATAA